The following proteins come from a genomic window of Alicyclobacillus dauci:
- the dnaA gene encoding chromosomal replication initiator protein DnaA: MSARLDTKYFDGLWSQVLAMMKERLSGPTFETWFEGTKILKYDSANHSLFIYTPTPFVKNWIEEHYTNTIQNMIIALTEQEYRIQFVTDWSEDKQDTLPVRKPLHPELYAPAEDEADQPQGTLIQRYTFETFVIGASNRFAHAACLAVAERPAQGYNPLFIYGGVGLGKTHLMHAVGHFVKTHDPSAKISYLSSERFTNEFITSIRENSTESFRNRYRSIDVLLIDDIQFLANKEQTQEEFFHTFNSLHEAGKQIVISSDRPPREIPTLEDRLRSRFEWGLITDIQPPDLETRIAILQRKARSEGLEISEEVLSYIANQIDSNIRELEGALIRVVAYSSLVNEDVSPQLAQAALKDIIAPDRPRTVTVSHVQKIIGDHFGLRMDDLKGKKRTRNMAFPRQIAMYLTRELTDMSLPRIGEAFGGRDHTTVLHACDRINEEIAKDPELKATIDRLAQAIRTLT; the protein is encoded by the coding sequence ATGAGTGCGCGTTTAGACACAAAATACTTCGATGGCCTCTGGAGCCAAGTGCTGGCCATGATGAAGGAGCGCCTATCCGGCCCAACCTTTGAAACATGGTTCGAGGGCACGAAGATTTTAAAGTATGACTCGGCGAACCATTCGTTATTCATCTATACGCCGACGCCATTCGTGAAGAATTGGATCGAGGAGCACTACACAAACACCATTCAGAACATGATCATCGCTTTAACGGAACAGGAGTATCGCATTCAGTTTGTGACCGACTGGTCGGAAGACAAACAGGATACGCTGCCCGTTCGCAAGCCGCTCCATCCTGAACTGTACGCACCTGCAGAAGACGAAGCCGATCAACCACAGGGCACACTCATTCAACGCTACACGTTTGAGACGTTCGTCATCGGTGCGAGCAACCGATTTGCCCACGCAGCTTGTCTTGCCGTAGCCGAGCGACCAGCCCAGGGCTACAACCCCTTATTTATTTACGGCGGAGTCGGTCTCGGTAAAACGCACTTGATGCACGCTGTAGGTCACTTCGTCAAGACACACGATCCGTCCGCAAAAATCTCTTACTTATCTTCAGAACGATTCACCAATGAATTCATCACGTCCATTCGAGAGAATTCAACCGAATCATTCCGCAATCGCTATCGATCCATCGACGTCCTGTTAATCGACGATATTCAGTTTCTCGCTAACAAAGAGCAGACCCAGGAGGAGTTTTTCCACACCTTCAACAGCTTGCACGAAGCGGGAAAGCAAATTGTCATCAGCAGTGATCGGCCGCCAAGGGAAATTCCAACACTGGAAGATCGTTTGCGATCCCGTTTTGAATGGGGACTCATCACGGACATTCAACCGCCTGATCTCGAGACGCGCATCGCCATTTTGCAGCGCAAAGCACGCTCTGAGGGCCTCGAGATATCCGAAGAAGTCCTGTCCTACATCGCCAATCAAATCGATTCAAATATTCGGGAATTAGAAGGTGCGCTGATTCGCGTTGTTGCCTATTCCTCTCTCGTCAACGAAGATGTGTCTCCGCAGTTGGCACAAGCGGCATTAAAGGACATCATTGCGCCGGATCGACCAAGAACGGTCACCGTCTCACACGTACAAAAAATCATCGGTGATCACTTTGGATTGAGAATGGATGATCTGAAAGGTAAAAAGCGCACCCGAAACATGGCCTTTCCGCGCCAAATCGCCATGTACCTCACGCGCGAGCTGACGGATATGTCTCTACCGAGGATCGGGGAAGCATTTGGAGGACGAGATCATACGACGGTTTTGCATGCGTGCGACCGAATTAACGAGGAGATTGCGAAGGACCCTGAACTGAAAGCAACAATTGACAGATTGGCACAGGCAATTCGAACCCTTACGTGA
- the dnaN gene encoding DNA polymerase III subunit beta, translated as MRFSIQKAALMQAIQTVSKAVAVRTTKQVLSGILLDVRDQEIIATAYDLELGIQTRIVGSEDNQLKIEQPGSIVLPARYFSEVIRKLPDTVITMQVANNYMTEISTASVQFHLHGIDAEEFPKLPSFVGVQGLQVQSSMLGDLIRTTAFATANTEVRPILTGINIQCANDKLTFTATDGLRLATHYVTLTDAPKWQAVIPGKSLIELTKILASGDDIVELYLTESHSLFVSGDTRFYTRLIDGTYPDTSRIIPNGHKTEVIVPGDDLLGAIDRAALIARDRDNHMVRLELENTVLTVSSNSPEIGNVSETVESEQKTGDDLQIAFNARYVLDALRALDAAQLTIRFNGSTQAFVIEKTGDKSVLQLISPVLWR; from the coding sequence ATGCGTTTTTCCATTCAAAAGGCAGCACTTATGCAAGCGATACAAACAGTGTCGAAGGCAGTTGCAGTGAGAACAACAAAACAAGTACTGTCCGGCATCCTACTAGATGTCCGTGACCAAGAGATCATTGCCACAGCCTACGATTTGGAACTTGGAATTCAAACGCGAATTGTCGGCTCCGAGGATAACCAGCTGAAAATCGAGCAGCCTGGATCCATTGTGCTCCCAGCTCGATATTTCTCTGAAGTCATTCGCAAACTTCCGGATACAGTCATTACTATGCAGGTAGCGAACAACTATATGACGGAAATTTCAACAGCATCTGTTCAGTTTCATCTGCATGGAATTGATGCGGAAGAATTTCCGAAACTTCCTTCGTTTGTTGGCGTTCAAGGTCTTCAAGTACAGTCTTCGATGCTCGGGGATCTCATCAGAACGACTGCATTTGCCACAGCGAATACGGAAGTTCGACCGATTTTGACAGGCATCAACATTCAATGCGCAAACGATAAACTCACTTTTACAGCGACAGATGGACTCCGTCTTGCAACGCACTATGTCACACTGACTGACGCACCAAAGTGGCAGGCCGTCATCCCAGGTAAATCGCTGATTGAATTGACGAAAATCTTGGCTTCCGGAGACGATATCGTCGAATTATATCTCACTGAAAGTCACAGTCTATTTGTCAGTGGGGATACACGTTTCTACACGCGTCTCATCGACGGTACATATCCGGACACGTCACGCATTATCCCGAACGGCCACAAAACAGAAGTAATTGTCCCTGGGGATGACTTGCTTGGAGCGATTGACCGTGCTGCTTTGATTGCACGGGATAGGGACAACCACATGGTTCGGTTGGAACTTGAAAATACCGTCCTAACCGTGTCCTCAAACTCCCCGGAAATTGGAAATGTTTCGGAAACAGTTGAAAGTGAACAAAAAACAGGCGATGATTTACAGATTGCCTTTAATGCGCGATACGTATTGGATGCATTGCGGGCCCTAGACGCTGCTCAGCTGACCATTCGTTTCAACGGATCGACACAGGCGTTTGTCATTGAGAAAACCGGAGACAAGTCAGTCCTCCAACTGATCTCACCGGTTCTTTGGAGGTAA
- a CDS encoding RNA-binding S4 domain-containing protein, producing the protein MEIRFSGTHITVGQLLKKLDIVSSGGEVKIYLEEQPIKVNGQTESRRGRKLVSGDSVQIGRKSYLLKGDPNVSD; encoded by the coding sequence ATGGAAATTCGTTTCTCGGGAACCCATATCACCGTTGGCCAATTGTTAAAAAAGCTTGATATTGTTTCTTCTGGTGGCGAAGTGAAAATCTACCTGGAGGAACAGCCAATCAAAGTGAACGGTCAAACGGAATCCCGCAGAGGCCGGAAGCTGGTATCTGGGGATAGTGTTCAAATTGGTCGAAAGTCATATCTGTTAAAGGGCGACCCAAATGTTTCTGACTGA
- the recF gene encoding DNA replication/repair protein RecF (All proteins in this family for which functions are known are DNA-binding proteins that assist the filamentation of RecA onto DNA for the initiation of recombination or recombinational repair.), whose translation MFLTDLTLSHFRNYEHQAIQLSPNVNVFCGENGQGKTNALEAIGLLAIGKSHRTSRDKDLISWNEDSAVIDGIVESMHGLRKLRLELGSAGRKAYVNRVQQMKMTDFVGHFQVVLFAPEDLQLVKGGPKERRRFIDVELGQTQPLYLHHLANYNRTLQQRNKLLKNGVYDDTYLASFDEQLAQYGAHVVQRRFRFLAQLQPVANQVYVDISEGRELFDFKYMSTIPRANLDMSLEQIASQFERSLSDKRQTDMRMGYTTVGPHRDDIQLLLNGQDVQSFASQGQQRTIALSLRLAEIDFIYREIGEYPVLLLDDVLSELDDKRQRNLVLSMSQKVQTIITTTSLFHLEDELAGAARLFHVASGIITEDNV comes from the coding sequence ATGTTTCTGACTGACCTGACGCTCAGTCACTTCCGGAACTACGAGCATCAAGCCATTCAGTTGTCCCCTAATGTCAACGTGTTTTGCGGTGAAAACGGACAAGGAAAAACAAACGCACTCGAGGCAATCGGCCTTCTCGCCATCGGTAAATCCCATCGAACAAGTCGAGATAAGGATTTGATCTCCTGGAACGAGGACAGCGCAGTCATCGATGGGATTGTGGAATCCATGCACGGGCTTCGAAAATTGCGGCTTGAACTGGGGAGTGCAGGACGCAAAGCTTATGTGAATCGAGTGCAGCAGATGAAAATGACCGATTTCGTCGGTCATTTTCAAGTTGTGTTATTTGCACCCGAAGATCTACAGTTGGTCAAGGGTGGCCCCAAAGAACGTCGTCGTTTTATTGATGTCGAGTTGGGACAAACGCAGCCGCTCTATCTTCATCACCTAGCAAATTACAATCGGACGCTTCAGCAGCGAAACAAACTGTTGAAAAACGGCGTTTATGACGACACCTACCTCGCTTCCTTTGACGAACAGCTAGCGCAGTATGGAGCGCACGTCGTGCAACGTCGATTTCGCTTTCTTGCACAGTTGCAGCCGGTAGCCAACCAAGTCTATGTCGATATCTCGGAAGGACGAGAATTGTTCGACTTCAAGTACATGTCGACGATTCCACGGGCGAACCTGGACATGTCTCTCGAACAGATTGCGAGTCAGTTTGAGAGATCGCTTTCGGACAAGCGGCAAACGGATATGCGCATGGGATACACAACCGTTGGACCGCACCGAGATGACATCCAACTACTGCTCAACGGACAGGACGTTCAGAGTTTCGCGAGTCAGGGACAGCAACGGACTATCGCGTTATCATTGCGATTGGCCGAGATCGATTTTATTTACAGGGAAATAGGGGAATATCCAGTACTCCTGTTGGATGACGTACTTTCAGAATTAGATGACAAACGCCAACGAAATCTCGTATTGTCAATGAGTCAGAAAGTCCAGACCATCATCACCACGACGAGCTTGTTTCACCTAGAGGATGAGCTGGCCGGGGCCGCACGACTGTTTCATGTGGCTTCTGGTATAATAACGGAGGATAACGTCTGA
- the gyrB gene encoding DNA topoisomerase (ATP-hydrolyzing) subunit B — MSEQVYDESQIEVLEGLQAVRKRPGMYIGSTSGKGLHHLVWEIVDNAVDEALAGRCTRIIVQVHQDNSVTVIDNGAGFPVGIHHKTGRPAVETALTVLHAGGKFGGSGYKVSGGLHGVGASVVNALSVWMKVEVHRDGNVYVQEYERGKPLYDLKVVGTTDRTGTTVSFRPDPEIFTETTEFQVDVLQGRLRELAFLNAGLAIVLEDEREGGKRNEYHYEGGVKEFVKYINHSKDVLFPEPVFVAGVREDVTVEVALQYNDGYSSVIYSFANNINTHEGGTHESGFKSALTRVINDYGRKNNLIKGNEGNLTGDDVREGLAAVVSVKVTEPQFEGQTKTKLGNSEVRGIVESLFGEKLQTFLDENPSTARRIIDKCVTAARAREAAKRARELTRRKSALEVTSLPGKLTDCVSKDPETSELYLVEGDSAGGSAKGGRDPQHQAILPLRGKIINVEKARLDKILSNEEIRAIITACGTGIGDEFDLSKARYHKVVIMTDADHDGSHIRILLLTLFYRFMRQFIDAGYIYIAQPPLYKITKGKTIRYAYSDAELERAMEEMGRTGIGLQRYKGLGEMNAEQLWETTMDPESRTLLQVTMEDAMDADMIFSTLMGDKVEPRRDFIAENARYVRNLDV, encoded by the coding sequence TTGTCAGAACAAGTTTATGATGAATCCCAAATAGAAGTCCTTGAGGGCCTTCAAGCTGTACGCAAACGCCCAGGTATGTACATTGGTTCAACGAGTGGAAAAGGACTTCACCATCTCGTTTGGGAAATCGTGGATAACGCTGTTGACGAGGCACTTGCCGGTCGTTGTACGCGCATTATCGTGCAGGTCCACCAGGACAACAGTGTCACGGTTATCGATAATGGGGCCGGGTTCCCGGTCGGTATTCACCACAAGACGGGCCGTCCTGCCGTTGAAACAGCACTCACCGTGTTGCACGCGGGAGGTAAATTCGGTGGATCGGGTTACAAGGTGTCCGGTGGCTTGCACGGCGTTGGCGCATCTGTCGTTAATGCGCTCTCCGTTTGGATGAAAGTTGAAGTGCACCGCGATGGCAATGTGTATGTGCAGGAATACGAACGCGGTAAGCCACTGTACGATCTCAAGGTAGTCGGAACCACCGACAGAACAGGGACAACGGTGAGTTTCCGGCCGGATCCAGAAATCTTTACGGAAACCACCGAATTCCAGGTAGACGTTCTTCAAGGACGTTTACGCGAATTGGCGTTCCTCAATGCCGGTCTCGCCATTGTCTTGGAAGATGAGCGCGAAGGCGGCAAGCGGAACGAATATCACTACGAGGGCGGCGTCAAGGAGTTTGTCAAGTACATCAACCACTCCAAAGATGTGCTCTTCCCGGAACCTGTATTCGTTGCCGGTGTCCGGGAAGATGTTACGGTTGAAGTCGCGCTCCAATACAATGACGGGTATTCTTCAGTCATTTACTCCTTCGCCAATAACATCAACACGCACGAAGGCGGCACGCACGAGTCTGGATTCAAGAGTGCTCTGACGCGCGTCATTAATGATTACGGCCGCAAGAACAACTTGATCAAGGGCAACGAAGGAAACCTGACAGGCGATGACGTTCGCGAGGGGCTCGCCGCTGTCGTCAGTGTCAAAGTCACCGAGCCACAGTTTGAAGGTCAGACGAAGACCAAACTTGGCAACAGTGAAGTTCGCGGAATCGTGGAGAGTTTATTCGGTGAAAAGCTGCAGACATTTCTCGATGAGAATCCATCAACTGCGCGTCGCATCATCGACAAGTGCGTCACGGCCGCCCGTGCCCGCGAAGCGGCCAAGCGGGCACGCGAACTGACTCGTCGCAAGAGTGCTTTGGAAGTCACGTCGCTTCCTGGCAAGCTGACTGACTGTGTCTCCAAGGATCCAGAAACCTCGGAGCTGTACCTGGTCGAGGGTGACTCCGCTGGCGGATCGGCAAAAGGCGGACGCGATCCGCAGCATCAAGCCATTCTTCCCCTTCGTGGGAAGATCATCAACGTGGAAAAGGCACGGCTCGACAAGATTCTGTCCAACGAAGAAATTCGCGCCATCATTACGGCGTGTGGCACCGGGATCGGTGATGAGTTCGACCTATCGAAGGCGCGCTATCATAAAGTGGTCATCATGACGGATGCCGATCACGACGGCAGCCACATTCGCATTCTTTTGTTGACCTTGTTCTATCGCTTCATGCGTCAGTTTATCGACGCTGGCTATATTTACATCGCCCAACCTCCACTTTATAAAATCACGAAGGGCAAGACGATTCGTTACGCTTACTCCGACGCTGAGTTGGAAAGAGCCATGGAGGAAATGGGCCGCACGGGTATTGGTCTGCAGCGTTATAAAGGTCTTGGCGAGATGAACGCCGAACAGTTGTGGGAAACCACGATGGATCCGGAATCACGAACGCTGCTGCAAGTGACGATGGAAGACGCAATGGATGCGGACATGATCTTCAGCACACTGATGGGAGATAAAGTTGAGCCGCGTCGTGATTTCATCGCAGAAAACGCGCGTTACGTCCGCAATTTGGACGTGTAA
- the gyrA gene encoding DNA gyrase subunit A, giving the protein MAEDHNSGVLPIDISQEIRNSFMDYAMSVIVARAIPDVRDGLKPVHRRILYAMYDAGMTHDKPYKKSARIVGDVLGKFHPHGDSSVYDALVRLAQDFSTRYPLVDGHGNFGSIDGDSAAAMRYTESRMSAIAMELLRDINKETVDFMPNYDETEQEPRVLPSRFPNLLVNGSSGIAVGMATNIPPHNLREIIDGVTTIIDNPDATVDDLMKVIKGPDFPTGGIILGRDGIRKAYETGRGSIPIRAVTHFEEMSGGKTRIVVTQIPYQQNKARLVEKIAELARDKKIDGITDLRDESDRKGMRVVVELRRDVRPQIVLNNLFKHTGLQTSFGVINLALVNGEPKVLSLKDTLYHYLNHQREVVRRRTQYELNKAEARAHILQGLRIALDNLDEVISLIRASQTAEIARNGLMDRFALSEEQAQAILDMRLQRLTGLEREKIEAEYAELLERIKEYKAILADEQLLLGVIRDELTEIRNKYGDDRKTKIIAAEGEITDEDLIPVHDIVVAVTHKGYIKRIPLSTYHSQRRGGRGMSLMGTRDEDFVDQLHVTSTHDYLLFFTNRGRMYAIKGYDVPEFSRQARGIPIINLLNIEQDEKITAVIPVESMNPDEIEGIHLFFATRRGIVKKTALSDYSNIRKNGLIAIHLRDDDEVVGVNLTNGQKEIMMVTRQGLAIRFNETDVRTMGRSATGVKGIALNEDDEVIAMDVAEDDHDVLVVTSRGYGKRTPVKEYRAQTRGGKGIKTLNVTKKNGHVIAMRMVTEEDDLMIITQAGVAIRMHVKGISSLSRNTQGVRLINVDEGQEVATVSRVMVDEEEEQTVDE; this is encoded by the coding sequence TTGGCAGAAGACCATAACAGTGGCGTACTACCGATTGACATTAGTCAAGAAATCAGAAATTCGTTCATGGACTACGCGATGAGCGTTATCGTCGCGCGTGCCATTCCAGACGTTCGAGACGGACTGAAGCCTGTTCACCGTCGGATTTTGTACGCCATGTACGACGCCGGAATGACCCACGACAAGCCATATAAGAAATCCGCACGTATCGTCGGCGATGTGCTCGGTAAGTTTCACCCGCACGGCGATTCGTCAGTGTACGACGCGTTGGTGCGTCTCGCACAGGATTTTTCAACTCGCTATCCACTCGTTGACGGCCACGGTAACTTCGGGTCCATCGACGGTGACTCGGCGGCCGCTATGCGATATACGGAATCTCGCATGTCCGCTATCGCCATGGAACTCCTGCGCGATATCAATAAAGAAACCGTTGACTTCATGCCGAACTACGACGAGACGGAACAGGAACCAAGAGTGCTGCCGTCGCGTTTCCCGAATTTGCTCGTCAACGGATCATCCGGTATCGCCGTCGGCATGGCAACAAACATTCCACCGCACAATTTGCGGGAAATCATCGACGGTGTGACAACCATCATCGACAATCCGGATGCAACCGTTGATGATCTGATGAAAGTCATCAAAGGCCCTGATTTTCCTACCGGCGGGATCATTTTAGGTCGTGACGGCATTCGCAAAGCTTACGAGACGGGACGTGGTTCCATCCCCATTCGGGCCGTCACGCACTTTGAGGAAATGTCGGGCGGCAAAACGCGGATTGTCGTCACGCAAATCCCATATCAGCAGAACAAGGCGCGTTTGGTTGAGAAAATCGCAGAACTGGCGCGCGACAAGAAGATCGATGGGATTACGGACTTGCGAGACGAATCGGATCGCAAAGGAATGCGTGTCGTCGTGGAGCTTCGCCGAGATGTCCGCCCACAGATCGTGTTGAACAACTTGTTCAAGCACACGGGCCTTCAGACAAGCTTCGGTGTCATCAACTTGGCACTCGTCAACGGCGAACCAAAGGTGCTCTCGCTTAAGGACACCTTGTATCACTACTTAAACCATCAACGCGAAGTAGTCCGTCGGCGTACGCAATACGAGTTGAATAAGGCAGAGGCGCGCGCGCACATCCTGCAAGGTTTGCGCATTGCCCTCGACAACCTGGATGAAGTCATCAGTCTCATTCGGGCATCACAAACTGCCGAGATCGCTCGGAATGGCTTGATGGACCGGTTTGCTCTGTCGGAGGAGCAAGCGCAAGCGATTCTCGACATGCGTTTGCAACGGTTGACAGGTCTGGAACGTGAGAAAATCGAGGCAGAGTACGCGGAACTTTTGGAGCGCATTAAGGAGTATAAAGCGATTTTGGCTGACGAACAGTTGCTGCTCGGTGTCATTCGTGACGAGTTGACGGAGATTCGCAACAAGTACGGTGATGACAGAAAAACGAAGATTATCGCTGCAGAAGGCGAAATCACCGACGAAGACCTGATTCCCGTTCACGACATTGTTGTTGCTGTCACCCACAAGGGTTATATCAAACGGATTCCGCTGTCGACTTACCACAGTCAACGGCGCGGTGGACGCGGGATGTCACTGATGGGTACACGCGACGAGGACTTTGTAGATCAGCTCCACGTCACATCAACCCACGATTACCTCCTGTTCTTTACGAATCGAGGACGGATGTACGCCATCAAGGGGTACGATGTGCCAGAGTTCAGTCGTCAAGCGCGTGGTATCCCAATCATCAACCTGCTCAACATCGAACAGGACGAGAAAATTACCGCTGTTATCCCCGTCGAGTCAATGAACCCGGATGAAATTGAGGGAATCCATTTGTTCTTTGCGACCCGGAGGGGTATTGTAAAGAAGACAGCGCTGAGCGACTATTCGAACATCCGCAAGAACGGCCTCATTGCCATTCATTTGCGCGATGATGACGAAGTGGTGGGCGTCAATTTGACGAATGGCCAGAAGGAAATCATGATGGTCACGCGCCAAGGGCTAGCCATTCGTTTCAATGAAACGGATGTTCGTACCATGGGCCGCTCCGCAACGGGTGTGAAAGGCATTGCCTTGAATGAAGATGATGAGGTCATCGCCATGGACGTCGCTGAAGATGATCACGATGTGCTCGTCGTCACATCTCGTGGTTACGGCAAGCGTACACCTGTTAAGGAATATCGTGCACAGACTCGTGGTGGTAAGGGTATTAAGACCCTCAACGTCACGAAGAAGAACGGACACGTGATTGCGATGCGTATGGTGACCGAGGAAGATGACTTGATGATCATCACTCAAGCCGGCGTTGCGATTCGCATGCACGTGAAGGGGATTTCTTCGCTCAGCCGGAACACGCAGGGTGTCCGCCTGATCAATGTCGATGAAGGCCAAGAGGTGGCAACGGTAAGCCGTGTCATGGTTGACGAGGAAGAAGAGCAAACGGTGGATGAATAA
- a CDS encoding ATP-binding cassette domain-containing protein, whose translation MKSVNYTHPYKVLTEYTRFPRPPERRHIGMVFQDFALWPHMSVSDNVAFSLKLQGITGTAMRDRIHTVLKMVQMDGYERAFPHQLSGGQKQRIAIARALAPNPTIMLMDEPLSSLDAKLREQMRWDLLSLVKDAGITTIYVTHDQVEALSMADHVVLLNDGHIEQAGAPNDLYHRPNTTFAATFVGASNIFSGHIAGIHGDSVGGIAFRSPLSQIPENTLKFIVGVMLTSFGAFWIGEGIGVHWPQADLSLVYIIATLLMYSWLQVTSLRSRLRTHYTSHSVSVGLHR comes from the coding sequence ATAAAATCCGTTAATTATACGCATCCTTACAAAGTATTAACGGAATATACACGTTTCCCTCGTCCGCCTGAGCGACGTCACATCGGGATGGTCTTTCAAGATTTCGCGTTGTGGCCACACATGTCAGTCTCCGACAACGTGGCGTTCAGTCTCAAATTACAGGGCATCACCGGCACCGCCATGCGCGACAGAATTCACACGGTCCTCAAAATGGTGCAGATGGACGGATATGAACGCGCGTTCCCGCATCAACTGTCGGGCGGGCAAAAGCAACGGATCGCCATTGCTCGTGCACTCGCACCGAATCCAACCATCATGCTGATGGATGAACCATTGTCCAGCCTCGACGCGAAGCTGCGCGAACAGATGCGGTGGGACCTGCTATCCCTCGTCAAAGACGCCGGCATCACGACCATCTATGTCACCCATGATCAAGTCGAAGCCCTCAGCATGGCCGATCACGTCGTTCTCCTCAACGATGGGCACATTGAACAAGCTGGTGCACCAAACGATCTCTATCACCGACCCAACACGACATTCGCCGCCACATTTGTCGGTGCCTCGAACATTTTCTCCGGACACATCGCGGGGATTCACGGGGACTCGGTTGGAGGAATCGCATTCCGATCCCCCCTCTCCCAAATCCCCGAAAACACGCTCAAGTTCATCGTTGGCGTCATGTTGACAAGCTTTGGGGCGTTCTGGATAGGTGAGGGAATCGGCGTTCATTGGCCCCAAGCGGATCTCTCCCTGGTCTACATCATTGCAACGCTTCTCATGTACTCCTGGTTGCAGGTTACGAGCTTACGCAGCCGATTGCGCACGCACTACACGTCGCACTCAGTATCGGTAGGGTTGCACAGATGA
- a CDS encoding ABC transporter permease subunit produces MEFIALGTTLIVGIAKGCFDGLYPTRYKPLRALSNALQWLGESVPDIFVIVSLEVFEFFILQFHVPFYFIGGHHLWPSFFVRALVVALGPPMYIARMVRLAVTDQHQQQYIITAQAKGIKPHRVFFKHMFPNVWPVALSNLTSVMGMLFSNIVVIEILLGINGIGANLLNTSIGGAEMGPMTLNGVSLPTPFFYTITDMPTAFLLLFGTLLLLGCTYGILRGLAYVCGYRHQQNTLRSATDITTTSRHPWQLIAGLYC; encoded by the coding sequence GTGGAATTCATCGCCCTCGGCACAACGCTTATCGTGGGTATCGCGAAAGGCTGCTTTGACGGTCTCTACCCGACGAGATACAAACCCTTACGCGCACTGTCCAATGCTCTGCAATGGCTTGGTGAGTCCGTTCCGGATATATTCGTCATCGTATCACTGGAAGTCTTCGAGTTCTTTATTCTGCAGTTCCACGTACCATTTTATTTCATCGGTGGACATCACCTTTGGCCGAGCTTTTTCGTTCGCGCGCTCGTCGTTGCACTGGGGCCTCCCATGTACATCGCCCGCATGGTCCGCCTCGCCGTCACCGATCAGCACCAGCAACAATACATCATCACCGCCCAAGCCAAAGGCATCAAACCCCACCGAGTCTTCTTCAAACACATGTTTCCAAACGTCTGGCCGGTCGCGCTGTCGAACCTCACGTCCGTCATGGGGATGTTGTTTAGTAACATCGTCGTGATCGAAATCCTGCTCGGCATCAATGGCATCGGCGCGAACCTGCTCAACACATCCATCGGCGGCGCGGAGATGGGCCCCATGACATTGAACGGCGTGTCCCTGCCGACGCCCTTCTTCTATACCATCACCGACATGCCAACGGCATTCTTGCTGCTCTTCGGGACACTCCTGCTGCTCGGTTGCACCTACGGGATACTTCGAGGCTTGGCCTACGTGTGCGGCTATCGTCATCAGCAAAACACGCTCCGATCCGCCACCGACATCACAACCACCTCACGTCACCCGTGGCAACTCATCGCCGGATTGTACTGCTAG